The proteins below come from a single Stomoxys calcitrans chromosome 1, idStoCalc2.1, whole genome shotgun sequence genomic window:
- the LOC106087067 gene encoding uncharacterized protein LOC106087067, translating to MDAAKSSSVASKMLEEALFQMDGIIKQQGGENQTQQDQSNIKTPPGNGSCNILERSVISNANVLSTAKTLALALQQVGLAAPTPDTVTAVIIADWLDPHIPRQEDDERIRRLQRDKESLALQYQMVADKLCEQADRIVELEGLLAEKNQQLSAKDELLQRQLCTRSELETQKLELMSALSELKLHRAALERENMELKNFENMTITQEPLRRIVAPFGSLGNLNQASGQAPKTPPSSLRHQIHPLYHSLPRSQCHKNNNKPKLPINPHHNNNNNNNNNSNTTNNNSNKSFDNNTTTTTIASASKQRNVVFASNEKILIDDDCGHSGTPDIMYGSYISQSNTNSTPSPTLKERSAKGFRNIFGKLRRSNSGNLEFPALEQAEPEFRRGDRARATAGGRIEWSTQAPQNSTNCNSYKNWSEWSAQDICNWLSGELGLQCYEEDCRKWLKNYPASCFFKASPVDIEKELNLKSPLHRKKIVLAIDELCGKEEDVLAQKAAHLDMGWVVRWLDDIGLPQYKDNFLQAKVDGRMLHRLTMEDLAHLQVTSCLHIASLRRGIQCMREMEWNPECLIRRSTKVPKRNSSDNPDEQMDKNDELDTSLEYIALWTAHRVMEWLRVADLSEYAPNLRGAGVHGGLMRYEPRFNAELLADLLSIPPSKTLLRRHLATHFKELLGRDVIQGKRDAEAQPSYQPLTITAKIKPPKKTQFSLKRRKSTKGLTCGGTEIEWTDYVCPMTNTNEQHNNSNTSSSTNSTSN from the exons ATGGATGCTGCCAAATCGTCATCGGTGGCAAGTAAAATGCTTGAAGAGGCGCTCTTCCAAATGGATGGCATTATAAAGCAACAGGGTGGTGAGAACCAAACACAACAGGATCAATCGAATATAAAAACTCCTCCGGGCAACGGAAGTTGTAACATTCTAGAACGAAGTGTCATATCAAATGCAAATGTTTTGTCAACAGCAAAAACTTTGGCCCTAGCATTGCAACAG GTTGGACTGGCTGCCCCTACACCCGATACCGTCACGGCAGTTATTATTGCCGATTGGCTCGATCCCCATATACCACGACAAGAAGACGACGAGCGCATTAGACGCTTGCAGCGGGACAAAGAGTCATTGGCTTTACAATACCAAATGGTGGCAGACAAATTGTGCGAACAGGCCGATCGCATTGTTGAACTTGAAGGCTTGTTGGCAGAGAAAAACCAACAGCTGAGTGCCAAAGATGAACTGTTGCAACGGCAATTATGTACGCGATCGGAATTGGAAACTCAAAAGCTGGAGCTAATGTCAGCCTTAAGCGAATTGAAGCTACATAGAGCTGCGTTGGAAAGAGAAAACATggaattgaaaaattttgagaatatgACAATAACCCAGGAGCCTTTGAGGCGCATAGTTGCTCCTTTTGGTAGTTTGGGAAATTTAAACCAGGCTTCCGGCCAagcaccaaaaacaccaccgtCATCGTTACGTCATCAGATACATCCGTTATATCACAGCCTACCCAGATCACAATGCCATAAGAACAACAATAAACCAAAACTACCCATTAATCCCCAccacaataacaataacaacaacaataataatagcaataccacaaacaacaacagcaataaatCATTTGACaataacaccaccaccaccaccatcgcaAGTGCGAGCAAACAGCGAAACGTTGTATTTGCCTCGAATGAAAAAATACTCATTGATGATGATTGTGGCCACAGTGGAACACCCGACATCATGTACGGCAGTTATATCTCACAGTCAAACACCAATTCAACGCCCTCTCCAACTTTGAAGGAAAGATCTGCCAAAGGCTTTCGTAATATATTTGGAAAATTGAGGCGCAGCAATAGCGGCAATTTGGAATTTCCGGCCTTGGAACAAGCCGAACCCGAATTCCGCAGGGGAGATCGAGCCAGAGCAACAGCCGGTGGTCGCATAGAGTGGTCAACGCAGGCACCACAAAACTCCACAAATTGCAATTCATATAAAAATTGGTCTGAGTGGTCTGCACAGGACATCTGCAATTGGTTGAGCGGTGAATTGGGCCTGCAATGCTATGAAGAAGATTGCAG AAAATGGCTAAAAAATTATCCAGCGTCTTGCTTTTTTAAAGCATCACCAGTGGATATTGAAAAAGAGCTAAATTTAAAGTCTCCATTGCATCGCAAGAAAATAGTATTGGCCATTGATGAACTTTGCGGCAAGGAGGAAGATGTGTTGGCCCAGAAGGCAGCCCACTTAGATATGGGTTGGGTAGTCCGTTGGTTAGATGATATAGGTTTGCCACAGTATAAAGACAATTTTCTGCAGGCTAAAGTTGATGGGCGTATGCTGCATCGTCTGACCATGGAAGATCTGGCCCATCTACAGGTTACATCATGTCTTCATATAGCCTCCTTGAGGAGAGGCATACAGTGCATGCgagaaatggaatggaatccCGAATGCCTAATCAGACGCTCTACCAAGGTGCCTAAGCGCAACAGCTCGGATAATCCAGACGAACAAATGGACAAAAACGATGAGCTGGATACAAGCTTGGAGTACATTGCCTTATGGACGGCGCATCGTGTCATGGAATGGTTGCGTGTTGCAGACTTATCCGAATATGCTCCAAATCTGCGGGGCGCCGGGGTGCATGGTGGCCTCATGCGCTATGAGCCACGATTTAATGCAGAATTACTGGCCGATCTGTTAAGCATACCGCCCAGTAAAACACTGCTGAGACGCCACTTGGCTACACACTTTAAAGAGCTGCTAGGCCGAGACGTCATTCAAGGCAAACGCGACGCGGAGGCCCAACCCAGTTATCAACCACTAACTATAACGGCCAAAATAAAACCACCCAAAAAGACCCAgttctctttgaagagaagaaaATCTACCAAAGGTCTGACTTGCGGCGGCACCGAAATCGAATGGACAGACTATGTATGTCCCATGACCAATACAAACGAACAACATAACAATTCGAACACTTCATCGTCTACAAATTCGACAAGTAATTGA